Part of the Olsenella profusa DSM 13989 genome, AGGCGTACCTTGAAGTCCGCCGCCTCGATCCACCCTTCCAGGCGGTCCAGGTCACCATCGCTCAGCGAGGGATCGCCCTCTATCTCGTAGTCGCGACCAAGCGATGCGTACTTTCCGACCCCAAGCTTGTGATAGGGCAATAGATCGACGCCGTCGAAGTTCTTCTGGTACCGGTACGGCTTGAAGAAGGCGATCACCGCATCGATCTCTTCCTTCGAGTCGTTCACCCCCTTGAGCAGGGGCATGCGCACGCGGACGTTGAACCCGTTCTCCAGGAGCGTCTGGACATTAGCGAGGATCAGCTCGTTGTTCACACCCGTCCAGTACTTATGCCTGACGGGATCCATCTGCTTGATGTCGAACAGGAACAGGTCGACGTACTGTGCGATTCTCAAGATCGTGGGCATGGGAGCATATCCGCAGGTCTCGATTGCGGTGTGATGGCCACGTGTCTTCGAGGCCATGAGGATGGAGAGGGTTGCCTCCGGTTGGGCGAGCACTTCTCCACCAGAGAGAGTGATGCCGCCGCCAGACATGCGGTAGAAGTCGACATCCTCGTCGAGGAAGTCCATGATGTCATCGATCGAGCGGTCGTCGCCCATGATCTCAAGGGCATGGTACATGCAGGCCTTCTCACACGCACGACAACCGATGCACTGGACGCTGCGGTCGACCTCATGAACGCCATCGGCCATTCTGTGGACGCCGACCGGACAGGCTGCGGCACAGGCACCGCAGCTGACGCAGTTCGCACGCTTGAACATGACCTCATGCCCACGCTGCTGGCTCTCCGGGTTGGAGCACCACTTGCAACGTAGGGGGCAACCCTTGAGGAAGGCCATGGAGCGCACGCCCGGGCCGTCGTACATGTTGTACTTCTGGAGGTTGAAGACGCGTACCGTACGCTCGACGCTGCCTTGCTCGTGGTCCGTCATCGTCACTCACTCCTTTCGTACGGCATGTCGCGGGAAGCTGACTCGGTGACCTTCCCAGTGGTTGGCTGACCCATATGACTGTTAGAACTTCTTCAGCACGGTTCGGCTGATGATCTCGTCCTGGACGTCCTTGCAGAGCTCGTTGAAGAACGCAGAGTAGCCAGCGACGCGGACGACGAGGTCACGGTGGTTCTCGGGATGCTTCTGGGCGTCAATGAGCGTCTTGTTGTCGAGGTAGTTGAACTGCATTTCGCCATTGCCGAACATCGATGCGGTGCGTAGCAGGGTGACGAGTCCGTCCTCACCCTCACGTGTGTCAAGCAGACCGCTCATGAGCTTGAAGTTATGGACCATGCCGATGTTCATCGAGTCGTTGGCGAGCTTGGAGACCGACTTGATGATGGCAGTTGGGCCGTTGTGGTCGGCCCCCTGGCTTGGGCTGATGCCGTCGGAGAGGGGCGTCCATGCCTTGCGGCCATTCGCAGACGCACCGGTCATCTCGCCGAAGGGCGTATTGTTGGAGATGGAAAGCGTGCCGGTCGACATGTGCGAGTACAGGGTCTTGAACTTCACGTGGATGCTCTCCGTGTAGTAGAGCAGATCGGCCGCGATCCCGTCGGCATAGTCGTCATCGTTGCCATACTTCGGCGTATCGATGCAGTCCTGGCGCATGCGCTCGAAGCCGACGAAATCCGCCTTGAGTCCCTCGTTAAGCTGCTCGAGCGTGTACTTGTGCTCATCGAACACGAGCTTTTTGATGGCAGCCATGGAGTCGGTGTAGGTGCCCAGGCCCGTCCACACGACGCCGGGACCATAGTTGTACATGGCACCGCCAGCCGAGACGTCCTTGCCGCTCTCCATGCAGCCCTCGTACATGATCGACATGAGGGGCTTTGGGGCCACATCGCGGGCCACGCGCTGCGAGATGACCGTCGCGACGTCAGTCCACTTCGTGACGTAATATATGGTCTTCTTCACGGCAGCGTCGAACTCCTCGTACGTCTTGTACTGGGAGAGGTCGCCGAGGTCGGGGGTAACCTGCTTGCCGTACCAGAGGTCGACGCCATGGTTGAGCGTGAGCTCGATGCAGATGGGCCACTGCGTATAGGACGTGGAGGTCCACTGATAGAGTCGGCCGGACTTCTGGGGCTCGACGCACCCCATCATGCAGTAGTCGCGAGCGTCCTCGACGCTGACGCCCTTCGCAAGCATCATCTTGATGTGCGTGTCGTCAAAGTGACAGGCGGGAAAGCCCATGCCCGAGCGCACGAGGTCAACGATCTTGCGCATGTACTTCTCGGGAGACTTGTTATGGATGCGGCAGGCAATGGTGGGCTGGTAGATCTTGACGTGACGCGCGGCATCCATCAGGAGGTAGGTGAGCTCGTTCGTCGCGTCGTCACCCTTGCGCGTGACGCCTCCGAGCGTCATGTTGATGAAGGGTTGGTACCCCGCGAAGAACTCGGATTGGCCACGGGACGTGACCCACATCATCTCGCTCATCTTGATGAGCATGCAGCCCGCGATGTCGAAGGCCTGATATGGCGTGATGCGGCCGGCCTCGACGTCGGCCTTGTAGAAGGGGTACATGTACTGGTCGACGCGACCGATGGACATCCCCGTCTGGTTCTCCTCGACGGGGAGAAGGCTCTCGATGACGAAGACGGACTGCACGGCCTCCCAGAAGGTGCTGGGCTTGTGGGCGGGAACGTGCGTAAGGATGGTGGAGATCTGCTCGAGCTCTGCCTTGCGCTTCGCGTCATGACACTCGCTCGCAAGCTGTGCCGCATAGTCGCTCATGCGCTTGGCGTAGGTCATGACGCCCTCGGTGGTGTCGATGACGCTCTTGTAGAAGTAGATCTTGTCGAGGTCCTCGGGATTGGCATAGTCGAGCTGCTCCAAGTGCCGCTTAGCCTCCTCCTGGATGTCGACCATACCCTTCCTCATGAGGATGACGTCGTAACCGGGGTTGGAGTCACCACCGCCACTCATGGCATGGTAGGAGCAATCGGAGACGAAGGACTCACCGGAGAGCTCCCAGACGCCCGCCTCACGATACTGGTCCTCGCAGATCTCGTCCTGGGACTTGCCCTCCCAGAAGGGAAAGAGGACGTCGCGACAGTACTGCTTGTCCTCCTCAGAGATGTAGAAGGGGTCCTGCGGACGGGTGCCGATGGTGTCAAGCTCGTCACGCAACCAGCGCCACGCGAGGTCGGGGGAGAACGCTCCGGCGCGCGGAGCGCCGCAGGGGGCGCCAACGATGAGTTCGTCATCCTGGATGACCAGCGGTGCGGTCTCGCAGCAGCGACGGAACGCCTTGGCGCGCAGCTCGATCTTCGGCATGCCAGGGTTGGCCTTCATGATCTCGGTAACCGCACGTGCGCGATACATCGTGATGCTGGGGACCTGCTTGAGGAAGTTGTCCTTCAGACGAGCCTGACGCTCGGTGGGACCATCGGGCACGTCGTAGGGCTCGTTGCCACTCACATGTACGGGATTGGAGGTGTCAGGCGCATCGAGCTGGTCTGCCACCTTCTCGAACATCTTGCGGACGGTCGCGCGCTGCTCCTCGGACATGTCCCTGGTAGCATCGGACAGCTCCTTTGCAAACTCCTTGATGTCCATTCTCACTCCTCTTCACTAGCGCCCTGCATGGCCTTGACGACACCGGAGAACCAGCTCTCCGGATCCATACCTTGTTTCGTACGTTCACGCTTGGAAGCAGGCTCCGCGCGGCTCGCTGTCGTGCTGTCTGGGATGCGGATCCGCACGGTTACGGGCGTGTGGTCGCACGCGCTGGCCTTATCGAGAAGTTCGCGCTCCACGGTTCCCGCACCTATTCCCACCTGTCGCCTGCGGACGAAGTCGCCGTAGGTGACACCCAGCTCGGACGTGGTCGCGCAATCCCAACCCGTGACCGTGAGCGTCTTGGGAAGGTCGCTGTGGCAGCCGATGCAGCCGAGCCCCGTGCTCACATTGACCAATACCCTTCCCACGGGCTTCTTCAGGATGAACTGGCGGATGACCTCGGGATCCCTTGAGAAGATCGACAGCGCGTTACCATGACCGCTGTTCAGGATGAGCTCGATGCACTTCTCGCAGGCCGTGCGCCAGCTGTCTTCCACGTAGTACGAAAGGACGGGGCCGAACTTGGCCTTCGAGAAGAAGCTGTACTCGCTGACATAGGGCTTCTCCACCACGAGCACCTTGGTGCCCTTGGGTACCGTGATGTCCGCACGTCGTGCGAGGTCGAAGGCACTCTTCGCGATCAGCTCGCGATAGGGCGTCCCATCCTTCGCGAAGAGCGTGCCAACCAGGCGATCAGCCTGCTCGTCGGTAAGGAAGTGGCACCCCCGCTGGCGAAGCTCCTCTTGGAAGCGCTCATCCACATCGCGCTCGACCACCACACTCTGCTCCGCACCGGGAAGCATGCCGCAACAGAACGACTTGCCCAAGACGACCTCGTCCGCGCAGGACGCAAGGTCGGCCGTGGACTCGACGAAGACGGGGTTGTTGCCCAAGGTCGCGTGGTAGACGTCCTTGCCGGCACCGTCGACGGCACGGGAGGAATGCTCCTCGCGCGAGTCGATGACGACGTGGACGCACGACCGCGAGCAGACCCATTCCTCACCCTCTGCGCAGAAGACACTCAGAAAGCCGATGGCCTCTGCGGGGTAGTGGCAGAAGTCCGCTATCTCGAGGATGTCGTTCATGACCCTCTCGCACGTGGAGTGAATGCGCGAGCTGGCAGAGAAGACGATGGGGCTCTTCGAGCGCACCGCCATGAAAAGCTGGCTCAACATCGTGGGGACCGCAAGCCATTCCGGAAGCAGCGAGACAACCACGCCCTTGGAGAGGCAGACCTCGGCCGACCCCCTGCGGGAACGGATGATCTTCTGGACTGGCGCCTCGGCACACACGTCGGCCATCAGGTCCGTGAGAACCCACTTGGTGAGGGCTGCCTCGTCATACGGAGAGCAGTAGTCGCTTTCGGCGTAGGATGCCTCGGCGTATTCCTCCGCCCGGGGCAGCAGACGCTCACCTAGGTGGTGCAGGAAGTCATCGACCAGCGACGCCGGCAGTCCCTCGAGTACCTCAACGGACTCGTTGGCATGCTCCAGGAGGATGCGTGCCTCCTGAATCGAGAGAAGGTCATTGTCTATGAGAGACATCCGACGCCTCCCTAGTAGGGCAGGAGCTTCTCGACGGTGTACTTATCGGTGATCTTCCGCAGATCGGGATGTGGTCTTGGGATGACCACAGAGCTGTAGACCTCGGCACCCAGGGACTCGACGGCCCTGACACCGGCCGCGACGGCGGCCTTGCAGGCCGCGACGTCACCCTGGACGAGGATGGAGATGTAACCGGATGCGGTATTCTCGTACCCAATGAGCTCGACGTCGCCGGCCTTGCACATGGCATCACCGGCCTCGAGGACCCAAACCAGGCCAAAGGTCTCGATGGCGCCAAGCGCGTCCATGCCCTCACCTGCCATGATCCAGCCTCCTAGTTATAGTCCACATCGTGGACAGAGACAACGTCACCGATGGGTAGTACGGGTCTCCTCATGACATTCGCGGCAGTAAGTTTGCCGATGCTGGAGGCCGCTGCCTTGCCGGCCTTGACGGCGGCCTCGCAGGCGGCAACATCACCCTTGACGATGATGGTGACCAATGTCGATCCGATATTCTCGTAGCTGACCAGCTCGGTGTCGCCAGCCTTCAGCATCGCATCGGCGGCATAGATGGCAGGGACCATCCCGATGGTTTCGATGAGACCGATGGCCTCTCCTCCCCGGTAGCGCATGACAACCCCCCCTACTTGATGTACGAATTGATCGTGTCGCGCTGCTCGGCATTGGCGCTGTAGAACACGCGGAGTTCGCCATTGTCATCGAGGTCGACGCGTGACTCACCGATGAGTCCGTTCTTTTCGGCCGTCATGAGGGCCTCCTGCATCTTGTCGCGCTTGAAGGCGGTGAAGGCTGAGTAGTCGGCCTCAAGGTCGTTCATCACATCGTCGACGCTTGCCTCCTCGACGGTCGTAAAGTACTTGAGCATCGCGTAGTTGAGCGGGCGCATCAGGCCGCCTCCTTTTCTCCGAACAGCTCCTTGGGGTCAACGGCAATGACAACGATTCCAAGGATCATCACGAGGGCAGCGATCCAGGCAATCGGGGGAAGTGCGTAGCCATCGATGCCCATAACCACGCCAACGATGATCCAGGTGACAAGCGGGGCGACGAAGGTGTAGGTACCGTTGCAAGCCATGCCAAGGGCGGTGCCACACATGGAGTTACCGCGATACCAGCTTGCGAAGGACTTATAGGCAGAGAAGCCAGCGACAATGAAGCAGGCGATGGTGGGAAGGTCGGTGACAGCTGCGCCAACGTACCCAAAGGCCTGACCAAGAGAGATGCCACCAAACAGGGAGAGGATGGGAAGGATGACGAGAAGCTCGACGACACCAGAGACGCACTGGCGAATGGTGATGCCAATCTGGGTATCGATCATGCACGAGGCGTAGCCGGCGATGCAACCCTCGGCACCCCAGCCGAGCGCCGCGATGAACGCGAGCACAAGGCCAAGGACCATGTTGGACGAGGAGTCTCCGGTAAGGCTTGCGGAGCCGATCATGAGGCCCGCAGCGACGCAGATGGCGATGCCCAGGAGCTTGCGGGGACCAAGCTCCTGCTTA contains:
- the cutD gene encoding choline TMA-lyase-activating enzyme translates to MTDHEQGSVERTVRVFNLQKYNMYDGPGVRSMAFLKGCPLRCKWCSNPESQQRGHEVMFKRANCVSCGACAAACPVGVHRMADGVHEVDRSVQCIGCRACEKACMYHALEIMGDDRSIDDIMDFLDEDVDFYRMSGGGITLSGGEVLAQPEATLSILMASKTRGHHTAIETCGYAPMPTILRIAQYVDLFLFDIKQMDPVRHKYWTGVNNELILANVQTLLENGFNVRVRMPLLKGVNDSKEEIDAVIAFFKPYRYQKNFDGVDLLPYHKLGVGKYASLGRDYEIEGDPSLSDGDLDRLEGWIEAADFKVRLVKH
- the cutC gene encoding choline trimethylamine-lyase, whose product is MDIKEFAKELSDATRDMSEEQRATVRKMFEKVADQLDAPDTSNPVHVSGNEPYDVPDGPTERQARLKDNFLKQVPSITMYRARAVTEIMKANPGMPKIELRAKAFRRCCETAPLVIQDDELIVGAPCGAPRAGAFSPDLAWRWLRDELDTIGTRPQDPFYISEEDKQYCRDVLFPFWEGKSQDEICEDQYREAGVWELSGESFVSDCSYHAMSGGGDSNPGYDVILMRKGMVDIQEEAKRHLEQLDYANPEDLDKIYFYKSVIDTTEGVMTYAKRMSDYAAQLASECHDAKRKAELEQISTILTHVPAHKPSTFWEAVQSVFVIESLLPVEENQTGMSIGRVDQYMYPFYKADVEAGRITPYQAFDIAGCMLIKMSEMMWVTSRGQSEFFAGYQPFINMTLGGVTRKGDDATNELTYLLMDAARHVKIYQPTIACRIHNKSPEKYMRKIVDLVRSGMGFPACHFDDTHIKMMLAKGVSVEDARDYCMMGCVEPQKSGRLYQWTSTSYTQWPICIELTLNHGVDLWYGKQVTPDLGDLSQYKTYEEFDAAVKKTIYYVTKWTDVATVISQRVARDVAPKPLMSIMYEGCMESGKDVSAGGAMYNYGPGVVWTGLGTYTDSMAAIKKLVFDEHKYTLEQLNEGLKADFVGFERMRQDCIDTPKYGNDDDYADGIAADLLYYTESIHVKFKTLYSHMSTGTLSISNNTPFGEMTGASANGRKAWTPLSDGISPSQGADHNGPTAIIKSVSKLANDSMNIGMVHNFKLMSGLLDTREGEDGLVTLLRTASMFGNGEMQFNYLDNKTLIDAQKHPENHRDLVVRVAGYSAFFNELCKDVQDEIISRTVLKKF
- a CDS encoding aldehyde dehydrogenase (NAD) domain protein, which translates into the protein MSLIDNDLLSIQEARILLEHANESVEVLEGLPASLVDDFLHHLGERLLPRAEEYAEASYAESDYCSPYDEAALTKWVLTDLMADVCAEAPVQKIIRSRRGSAEVCLSKGVVVSLLPEWLAVPTMLSQLFMAVRSKSPIVFSASSRIHSTCERVMNDILEIADFCHYPAEAIGFLSVFCAEGEEWVCSRSCVHVVIDSREEHSSRAVDGAGKDVYHATLGNNPVFVESTADLASCADEVVLGKSFCCGMLPGAEQSVVVERDVDERFQEELRQRGCHFLTDEQADRLVGTLFAKDGTPYRELIAKSAFDLARRADITVPKGTKVLVVEKPYVSEYSFFSKAKFGPVLSYYVEDSWRTACEKCIELILNSGHGNALSIFSRDPEVIRQFILKKPVGRVLVNVSTGLGCIGCHSDLPKTLTVTGWDCATTSELGVTYGDFVRRRQVGIGAGTVERELLDKASACDHTPVTVRIRIPDSTTASRAEPASKRERTKQGMDPESWFSGVVKAMQGASEEE
- a CDS encoding BMC domain-containing protein, coding for MAGEGMDALGAIETFGLVWVLEAGDAMCKAGDVELIGYENTASGYISILVQGDVAACKAAVAAGVRAVESLGAEVYSSVVIPRPHPDLRKITDKYTVEKLLPY
- a CDS encoding BMC domain-containing protein: MRYRGGEAIGLIETIGMVPAIYAADAMLKAGDTELVSYENIGSTLVTIIVKGDVAACEAAVKAGKAAASSIGKLTAANVMRRPVLPIGDVVSVHDVDYN